The following nucleotide sequence is from Phycisphaera sp..
TGCCCTTCGGCATGGGCCTGGCGGCCGGGGCGATGGTGTTCCTGGTGGTCGACGACCTGATCCCCGAAGCGCTCGAGAAGGCCAGCAGCACGGCGGTGAGCGTCGCGTTCGTGGGCGGCGTGGTGGCGATGATCGTGCTGGGGCGGTTGGTTGGCTTGTAGGCCATACGCTGCACCGTGACGTTCTCCGCCTCCTTCGCCCAACGCTCCACCCCCGGCATCGCGTCTGCGGTTGCGGTGTTTGAGGTCGTTGGCGATATCGAGTCCGCCAGCAAGGCCATCGGCTTCACCGCCCCAACGACCGGCCGCGCCGCTCTTCGCACCGTGCCCAACGTCGACACGCTGCTGGCCATCCGCCCCAGCGAGACTGTGCTGCTGCTGACGCCCCACGGCGGTGTGCAGGTGTGCCGGGCGTTGTCGAAGGCAATGCTCGACGCGGGACTCTCGCGCACCGACGAAGACCCCGCCTGGCCCGAGGCCTCCAGCGACATCGAGGCGCGGATGCTCACGGCGCTTGCGACCGTGCGCGGCGAGCGGGCCGTCGCCCACCTGCTCGCCCAGCCCGCGCGATGGGCGTCGAAGCTCGACGAAGTCCCCGCCGACGTCGCGCGTGAGCTTTCTCGCCTCCTCCACCCGCCCCTGGTCGTCGCCACCGGCCCGGCCAACGTCGGCAAGTCGAGCCTGGCCAACGCCCTGGCCGGCCGCACCGTCGCCCGTGTGGCCGATCGGCCGGGCGTGACCCGGGATGCTGTCGCGGTGGATCTGGAACTGGATGGGCTGGTGGTGCGGTGGCTGGATGCGCCGGGAGTTGATCTGGCCGGCGACGACGTGCTGGCCGAGGCCCAGGCGCTGGCCGAGCACGCCATCGCGGCGGCGGACCTGGTGATCTGGTGCCAGGACGCGAGCGAAAAGACCCCCTCCGACCGCGAAGACGCGGCCACCTCCCCCGCTGGGAGCGGGGGAGGGAATCGAATCACCGTCGCCACGCGGGCCGATCTGCACCCAGGCCCCCCACCCACCTGGGCCGACGCCGCCGTCTCCACCGTCGCCTGCCGAGGCTTGCCCGACCTCGCCCGCCTCGTCCGCCAACGGCTCGTGAGCGATGAGGCCCTCACTCACCCCGGGGCGTGGGGCTTCTGGACGCCGACGCCCTAGACTTGTCCTATGGACGAACGCCAGGGACAACTGAAAGACCGAGCCGGGCTCGACGAGTCGCGGATCAACGAGGAATTCCGGGACTTCCTGGTCAAGTGGGGCCCCAGGCTGCTCATCGTGGTTGCCCTGGTCGCGCTCGCCTTCAGCGGCCGGCGCTACCTGACCCAGAAGGCCGACGAACGGACCGACGAGGCGTTCGTGCAGCTCGCCCTGGCCACCAGCACCGAGAGCACGAGCCCCGACACGCTGCTGAGCCTGGCCCAGCAGTACGACGACATCGGCGCCGTCGCGCACGTCGCCCGCCTGACGGCTGCGGAGGCCTACCTCAGCGCGGTCCGGCGCGGCGTGGTCATCGGTGCCTCGCCCGACCCGACCGGCGCGTATCCCGCGGAAGAACTGCTCGACGACGAGCTGCGGGGTTCGTACCTCCAGCAGGCCCGCCAGGCGTTCGACCAGATCGCCCAGGCGTCTGGTGCGGCCGAGGTCCACACCGTCCGCGCCCACATGGGCCTGGCCGCGGTCGCCGAGGCGATGGGCGAGCTCGACACCGCCCGCACGCACTACCAGCGTGCCGCGACGATCGATCGCGATGCCGGGTACGGCGCGATGGCCCAGATCGCCGAGGCCCGCCTGGCCAGCCTCGACGCGCTCGACCAGAAGGTCGTGCTGCCCGCCAGCGCGTCGCTCCCCCAGCCCGAGCCCATCGCGCCCACTACGCCCGACGAACGCGACGAGGACGATCCCTTCGGCCTTGGCAGCCTCGATCTTGGCGACCTGAGCAGCGGCCTGTTCGACGCACCGCCCGCCGAAGGGCCGGGCGCTGGCGAACCCGCTGGCGACGATCCCGCTTCGGAGCCCACGACGGATCCCGCCGCCGAACCGGCGGGCGATCCCGAGCCAACGCCCGACCCCGGCCAAGACCCTGGCCGGTGAGCGAGCGAGCCGAATCTCCCCCGCTGCTCGACGCCGGCGGCAAGATCGACCAGGACGCCCTGCGCAAGGCCGTTGAACTCGCCGGCCCCGACGATGCCGATGCGCGGCGGGTGAATCTAAGCTTGCAGCGCGACATCAACGATCGCCTCGACAAGTACCTCACCAGCCGCATCCCGTTCATGAGCCGCAGCCAGATCCAGCGGATGATCGACGACGGCGCGGCGACCGTCAACGGCAAGCCCGCGCGGGCCTCGACCAAGCTCCGGTTGGACGACGAGATCTCCCTCGTGCTACCGCCGCCGCCCAGCGGCGAGATCGAGCCCGAGGACATCCCCATCGACGTGCTGTTCGAGGACGAGCACCTCATCGCCCTCAACAAGCGGCCCGACATCATCGTCCACCCCGCGCGCAGCCACAACACGGGCACGATGCTGGGCGCGCTCGCGTGGCACTTCCTGCACTCGTCTGGTGGTGAGCTCTCGCCTGTCGGGGCCGATGTTGCAAGGCCGGGCGTGGTGCACCGATTGGACCGCGACACCACCGGCGTCATCATCTTCGCCAAGAGCGAGGAGGCCCACTGGAAGCTGGCCCGCCAGTTCGAGGATCGCACCACCGACAAGCGGTACCTGGCGATCGTCAGCGGCGACCCCAAGGGCGCGCTCGAACCAGATACCGAGGCCATCGACGAGCCCCTGGGCCCGCACCCCAGCAAGGAGAAGGGCTACCGCGAGAAGCAGGTCGTCCGCCACGACCAATTGGGCAAGCCAAGCCTGACTATTGCAAGAGTACGCGAACGCTACCGCCTGCACGACCAGCCCGTGGGCGGCCAGCACTTTGCCTTGTTAGAACTCGAGCTGCGCACCGGCCGCACCCACCAGATCCGCGTACACTGCGCGCACCGGGGCTGGCCCATCGTCGGCGACGACATGTACGGCGGGCGGGCGTTCGAACTCGAGGGCCAGACCATCGACCGCCAGATGCTCCACGCCGCGCTGCTCGCCTTCGACCACCCCATCACTGGCAAGCCGATGGTGCTGACGGCACCGCCGAGGGACGACATGCTGGCGCTCATCGCGCACCTGCGCGAACACACGACAGCCACCGCGAGCCCCGGGGGGGGTGTGCCGCTCTCGCGGCTAGGGATCGAGGCAAGCTCGTAGCACGATTCCGAAGAACAGCCCCGAGTCGGATCCGTCTCCGACACGGGGCTCGGTGTCGCGCGAGTTGTCGTGCGTCGTGGCTTACGCCGCGACGGCGAGCGCCTCGCCGTTGTTGCCCGGGGCGAACCGCACAAGGATCGGAGCGCTGGGGTCGGTGGTCTCGCTGCCCTTGAGAGCCTTGACCTGGTAGAGCGCCTGGGCCGTGCCCGCCGGCACGCCGGTGTCGACGTACGACAGCGCGCCCACGTAGGCGATGGGCTCGAAGGCCGACGGCTGGCCCTCGGCCGAGAAGATGGAGCGTTCGAGGATGTAGCTGGTCCCCGTCGACAGCCGCCCGTCCCACGAGAGCTCCAGCGCGCCGCTGGTCTTGAGCGCGTACGTCAGGTTGCTCGCGGGGAAGGGCGGGATGGCCTCGGGCGTCTTGCGCGGGTCGATCTGTGCGGTGGCGTAGACCTGGGCGTCGCCGGTCTGCTGGGCGTAGGCCCGGATGGTCTGCACGAGCTGGCTGCCGTAGGCCACCAGCGCGGCCAGATCCTGGTCCTGCACCTCGATGAGGCCCTTCAGGGCCTGTTTGGCCGACTGGGCGGAATCGTAACTCGCGCGGCTGGTCGAAAGAAGACCAGCCAGGTCCGAGGTCTGGGTCAACGTGAGGCCGATGGCCGCCGCGTTGTCCACCCAGGCGTTGATTCGGGTCTCGAAGAAGTCCAACTGCCCCGGCTTGGTGTCGGGGATCGTTCTGCTGGTCGGCATGCGACAGCTCCCAATGCAATCGGCCGGGGCGCGCCCGCGAACAACGAGGGCGCGGCGAGGGCCGGTGTCCGATGCGGGCGGCCCATCGCCGCCCGTCCGGAAACGAAGATCGGGGCGATTCTGGAGCCGCTTTATACCAATCTATCGTTTCTGGACCAGAATCTGCACACGATACGTCGAGACGAGATGTAAGCATCTGATTCGGCTTGACTTAGGCTACGGAACAATTTCGTGTCTATCCTGACCGTGATGATGCACACCCCGAGCGATGACATCACCAGTTCTAGGGACCAGCCCCTTTTCGAGACCCTTGGCTGTGAGGGAACGCTCGCCTGGGTCGAAGGCGAATCGAAGCACCGGCACGACTTCAACGTTGACGTTCGAATCGCCAGCGATGGAGCGGTGTCACTGGTCTTCTCGCAGTGTCCGCTCACGAAGGATAACTCTTGGATCATCCGGGTTGCCACCTCTAACTCAACAAGCGTGCCGTTGCTCGAACTGCGGGGTTGGACTGAGGATGGTCGGCTCGTTCACAGCGACCGCGTGTACGTCGGTGGCTACCAGGCGGGCAGTGGTCCCGAAGGTGCCGGTTTGAGTTTTGCCGCGACCGCCGACCCACTCACGATCGTGTCACCAGCGGCGACCAATTTCGAACCATCTCGCTGGCGGGCTCGCTATCGCCTTGCGGGGCTCCGAAGCTTTGGCAGTTTTGATCTTGAGTTACCAGTCGGTCGCGTCTGGATCGCGGGCACGATGGATCAGAACACCGAGGATGAACTCACAGGCAGCATCACCTTCGAGTAGGATCCTCTGCATCCGATGAATCTCCGCGCGACGGTGCCCCCGATCGCCCGGACATACGGCCAATCGCTCATCGACCGCACCGGCCTGGGCATCGCCCTGCAATGGCATCTGATGCACAGCACGTACAACGAGATCCGGTATCTCTCGCAGATGACCGCCATCGAGCATCTGATCGAGGCATTCCGCAAGCAGCACAAGCCCGCGACCACTTATCTGGAGAAGCGTGACTTCAGGAACACGGTGCGCCCGGCCTTGGAGCGTGCACTCTTGGACGCGTTGGCGACGCTCGAACTCGACGAACAGGCGAAAGCGGGGATTGCAGAGTCAATGCTGGCAAATCTCGGAAACATCAATCGCCGCACGCTGCGGTCCAACCTTCGGACCATGCTCGACACGTACGGGGTTCCGTTGGACGGCTTGGGGACCGAGGTCGATCAGTTGATCTCGATCCGCAACGACATCGTCCATCGCGGCATGGCCGGTACGCCGGGCGACGATCTGCGCCTGGCCGACCACCTCGCCGCCGCCCAGGAACTCTTCCGGCGCATCTTCCTCTCGCTGGTTGGCTACACCGGCACGTACACGTCGTACCTCGGATCCATCCACGACCGCGGGCTGCAAGGCCCGGTCAAGACCGGAACGCCGTGAGCCGACCCGGGCGGTTGCCGACCCCGTGCTGGTCCGCATAACGATGTGCGGCGCCCCGCGCCGCACGATCTGGCCAGACACCGAACAACCGGCCCAGCCAACTTGCCCGCCCGCAGCCCCCACCCGGGACCCCCTTAGCCCCGCCCGCACCACCAGAACCGCCCCCACCAGCCCCCAGAGCCGAAACGAGACCCTCCCGAGCCCCACCGACCGCCCCGCGAGGCCGGAGGTTTGGGCGTGAGGCCCGCCCCGAAACGCCCGGATAACACCGTGCGGCGCGACGCGCCACACGGGTCGGATGTCAGGCCTCACGTGCTGGGTATCGCGATGCACGTGCCGGGTGCCACCCCGTTGCTGCGCCGCCCCGCGATGCGGGTGTGGCTCGGGGCCCCGCCGGTGCGCCATCCCGGGCCGCGGGCGCTGGGGGGTGCGCCGCACGCGGGGGACCCCACGAATCGGGTGGATCGCAGCGCGGCGCAGCCGATCCGCCGCGGCTAGCGGGAGGAACGTCGCACCTTTTTGTCAGCGTGAAAACCGTGGATGCTGCTCGGTTTTCACGATTCGCGCGGGGCAACCGATCGCCCGAGCCGCAACCCCGGCGAGCACGAACCCGTAACGAAGGGCGTCACGATCGCCCCGCTCGGGGCGCTCACGCGAAGCGCAGAAGTCAGGCTCCAGTTCGCATCGTGCGCCCGCGCGTGCGGGGGCGGTGCGTGCCAGACCAAGGAGAACATACCATGGCAATCGCAACCAACGGCCCCGCATCCGCTCGCTCGCCGTCCCACCGGCCCATCGGCCCGTGGGTCGTCGCCGCGTTCATCGCAAGCGCTGGCCTTCCCGCGGCGCACGCCCAGACCGGCTGCCCGCTCGAAGAGACCTTCAACATTGCACGCGACTACAGGCAGGACGCCAGCCCGCGGACTCCGGTCATCGCCGACTTCGATCGCGACGGCCTGAACGACATCGCGACCACCCTGTACGCACCCAGTGCTGATGCGGTAAGCGTCATGCTCGCGGCGGACCGGTGCGACTTCAGGCTCCCGCAGGCGTATGGGGTTGGCACGCGGCCCAGCGGGCTCGCGGCGGGCGACCTCGACGGCGACGGCTGGCCAGATCTCGTCGCGTCCAACAGCGAAAGCCAGGACGTCTCGATCCTCTTCAACGACCGCAGCGGGGGCTTCGGGCTGCAGGTCCGCCGCGGCGTCGGCGTCCGGCCGTTCGAGGTCATGCTCGCCGACATCGACACCGATGGCGATCTGGACATCTGGACCGCGAACCTGAACGACCGAACGATCGGGGTGCTGCTCAACGACGGCGCTGGGAGCTTCACGCCAGGGCCGGTGTACGATGCTGGTGAGGATCCCCGCGCGATGATCGCCGCGGACTTCACCGGCGACGGCCTGCCCGACATCGCCGTCGCCAACACGGGCGCGGGTCAGATCCGCGTGTTCGAGAACGACGGCGTGGGCGGGTTCAGCCAGAGCGTGTGGGACGTCGGCAATCGGGTGTTCTACCTCGATGCGGCCGACTTCGACCTCGACGGCGATCTGGACATCGTCTCGTCGACGCTGGACGATGGTTCGATACGGTTCTTGTACAACAACGGTGATGGGACCTTCGATCAGCAGCTCGTCCGAAATGTGGGGACCACGCTGTACGGAATCCGGGCTGGCGACTTCACCGGTGATGGCCTCCCGGACGTCGGAGTCGTGGACAGCACCCAGGGCAGGGTCCACCTGGTAGAAAATGATCTGTCACCAACGCTCGGTGCCGTCGTGAGCTTTGACGCGGGCGCGGGCGCGTTTTCGATGGCGGCCGGCAATCTGTCCGGGGGTGATCGCCTCGATCTTGTTGTCGCCAACGAGATCGATGGCACGGTGAGCGTGCTCCTGAGCCGGTGCGATGCCGTGGGGACGATCCTCGAGCACCCGGCCTCCCAGTTGCTGGAGTATCCGGGGCGTTCCGGAGTGCGGTTCACGGTTGTCGTGGCCGGCAGCGCCGAGTACCAGTGGCACCGAGGCGGAATCCCCTTAGACGATGGGAGCGGCGTATCGGGAACACGGTCCGAGACACTCCGGGTCGACGTTGATGTCACGAGAGCCACGGCGGAGAACGTCGGTGAGTACGACGTCGTGGTGACAACACCGCGTGGGAGCGTGACCAGCGAATCCGCGGTGCTTGCCGTGCGTCCCAACCCGTGCCCGGGCGATATCGATGGCGACGGCGAACTGACCATCTTCGACTTCCTGGCGTTCCAGACGCTGTTCGGGTCGGGCTGCCCATAGAGACGCGGCCACCCGAGCCGCACGAACTTCCACACGGGGACCATCGCGGTTGCTCGTGCTGGTGGTCAGTAGGGCTTTGGTTCTTCGCCGCTCGGCGGAGCCGAAGACGGCTGCGCCAGCGCTCGCCCAACGGGATTGTTTTGAGCGCTCGCGTTGCTCGCTTACGGGCTACCGCCCGGGCCGCAGAAGCGGCCGCGCCTCTCGCATGCGCTCTCGCTCGAAGACTCGCTCGGCGGATGCTTCGGCGTCAAGAGCCCTTGGCGCACGATTGGGTCTTGGACGTTTGCGACGGGACATCCGCACCAGCCCGTCTTCGGGCGCAGGGCGCATGTCCCCGGCGCGGCCCGCAAGGGCCCGGCCGCTCATGCGGCCGCAAGCGAGCAACGCGAGCGCTCAAAACAAACAAACTTGGTGCAGCTCTGGCGCAGCCGTCTTCGGCTCCGCCAGAGCGTCGAACAATCAAGAACAATCGATAGCACGGCTCGAAGAACAGCGCCCTACACCCGCTTCAACTTCCCCGCCTCGGCCGTCAGCCCCGCTCGCATCGCGTACCGTGCCATCTGCACGCGGTTGCTCGTGTTCAGCTTCTTGTGGATCGCGTCGCAGTGCCGCTCGACCGTGCGTGGGCTGCGGCCGAGGGACTCGGCGATCTCGCGGGTGGCCATGCCCTGGCCGATGAGGGCGAGCACCTCGAGCTCGCGCGCCGTCAGGGCCGAGAGCGCGCCCAGTTCGGCCAGCATGGGTGCGAACGTGGTGAAACGCTGCGCGGCCGTGACGGTGCTCGCCCCGGGCCGTTCTTCCGATCGGGTCGTCTCCGATCGGGTTCCTGTTGGATCGAAGCGGCCCTCGA
It contains:
- a CDS encoding RluA family pseudouridine synthase, with protein sequence MSERAESPPLLDAGGKIDQDALRKAVELAGPDDADARRVNLSLQRDINDRLDKYLTSRIPFMSRSQIQRMIDDGAATVNGKPARASTKLRLDDEISLVLPPPPSGEIEPEDIPIDVLFEDEHLIALNKRPDIIVHPARSHNTGTMLGALAWHFLHSSGGELSPVGADVARPGVVHRLDRDTTGVIIFAKSEEAHWKLARQFEDRTTDKRYLAIVSGDPKGALEPDTEAIDEPLGPHPSKEKGYREKQVVRHDQLGKPSLTIARVRERYRLHDQPVGGQHFALLELELRTGRTHQIRVHCAHRGWPIVGDDMYGGRAFELEGQTIDRQMLHAALLAFDHPITGKPMVLTAPPRDDMLALIAHLREHTTATASPGGGVPLSRLGIEASS
- a CDS encoding 50S ribosome-binding GTPase; the protein is MTFSASFAQRSTPGIASAVAVFEVVGDIESASKAIGFTAPTTGRAALRTVPNVDTLLAIRPSETVLLLTPHGGVQVCRALSKAMLDAGLSRTDEDPAWPEASSDIEARMLTALATVRGERAVAHLLAQPARWASKLDEVPADVARELSRLLHPPLVVATGPANVGKSSLANALAGRTVARVADRPGVTRDAVAVDLELDGLVVRWLDAPGVDLAGDDVLAEAQALAEHAIAAADLVIWCQDASEKTPSDREDAATSPAGSGGGNRITVATRADLHPGPPPTWADAAVSTVACRGLPDLARLVRQRLVSDEALTHPGAWGFWTPTP
- a CDS encoding FG-GAP-like repeat-containing protein, with translation MAIATNGPASARSPSHRPIGPWVVAAFIASAGLPAAHAQTGCPLEETFNIARDYRQDASPRTPVIADFDRDGLNDIATTLYAPSADAVSVMLAADRCDFRLPQAYGVGTRPSGLAAGDLDGDGWPDLVASNSESQDVSILFNDRSGGFGLQVRRGVGVRPFEVMLADIDTDGDLDIWTANLNDRTIGVLLNDGAGSFTPGPVYDAGEDPRAMIAADFTGDGLPDIAVANTGAGQIRVFENDGVGGFSQSVWDVGNRVFYLDAADFDLDGDLDIVSSTLDDGSIRFLYNNGDGTFDQQLVRNVGTTLYGIRAGDFTGDGLPDVGVVDSTQGRVHLVENDLSPTLGAVVSFDAGAGAFSMAAGNLSGGDRLDLVVANEIDGTVSVLLSRCDAVGTILEHPASQLLEYPGRSGVRFTVVVAGSAEYQWHRGGIPLDDGSGVSGTRSETLRVDVDVTRATAENVGEYDVVVTTPRGSVTSESAVLAVRPNPCPGDIDGDGELTIFDFLAFQTLFGSGCP